One Flavobacterium sp. 90 DNA segment encodes these proteins:
- a CDS encoding IS3 family transposase, whose protein sequence is MELRHRYDLKLLLNCSNVARSSFYYYQKQSKTADKYKKVKELIKLIYSKHKGRYGYRRITSELNLQVIIINHKTVLRLMKSLGLKSLIRVKKYKSYKGEQGRIAPNLLSRNFKASVPNQKWATDITEFNVSGKKLYLSPIIDLFNGEIISYELAERPVFNQVAVMLEKAFKKIPDNTNLTLHSDQGWQYQMKQYQYLLKEKGIKQSMSRKGNCLDNAIIENFFGTLKSELFYLKKYSSIGQLKQEIIEYINYYNNDRIKLNLKAMSPIQYRAHYYKT, encoded by the coding sequence ATGGAATTAAGGCATCGCTATGATTTAAAATTACTTTTAAATTGTAGTAATGTGGCGCGCAGCAGTTTTTATTATTATCAAAAACAAAGTAAAACAGCTGATAAATACAAAAAAGTAAAAGAACTTATAAAATTAATTTATTCTAAACATAAGGGCCGTTACGGATACAGGAGGATTACTAGTGAATTAAACCTTCAAGTGATAATCATCAATCATAAAACAGTTTTAAGACTTATGAAATCTTTGGGTTTAAAAAGTCTTATCAGAGTTAAAAAATATAAATCCTATAAAGGGGAACAAGGCAGGATTGCCCCTAATCTTCTGAGTAGAAACTTTAAAGCATCAGTGCCTAATCAAAAATGGGCAACTGATATAACTGAATTTAACGTCTCAGGGAAAAAATTATATTTATCACCAATAATTGATTTGTTTAATGGAGAAATAATTAGTTATGAACTGGCTGAAAGACCCGTATTTAATCAAGTAGCTGTGATGCTTGAAAAAGCATTTAAGAAAATACCCGACAATACTAATTTAACGCTGCACTCTGATCAAGGATGGCAGTATCAAATGAAACAGTACCAATACTTATTAAAAGAAAAAGGAATTAAACAGAGTATGTCCAGAAAAGGAAATTGTCTTGACAATGCGATTATTGAAAACTTCTTTGGAACATTAAAATCAGAGTTGTTTTATCTTAAAAAATACAGTTCTATTGGTCAATTAAAACAGGAGATTATTGAGTATATTAATTATTATAATAATGACAGAATAAAACTTAATCTAAAAGCAATGAGCCCGATACAATATCGAGCTCATTATTATAAAACTTAA
- a CDS encoding helix-turn-helix domain-containing protein — MTDFKLKVLKSINSDSLSLKETRLRFNIPSDSIIIKWKKDFANFGLEGLKLKPKGRRKSMSNSKDKKSKSEKPLTREEELLLENEALRCEIDFLKKLQALIQAEEKAKNRKP, encoded by the coding sequence TTGACTGATTTTAAATTAAAGGTTTTAAAGTCAATTAATAGTGATTCATTATCTTTAAAAGAAACTCGTTTACGATTTAACATTCCTTCGGATTCAATTATCATTAAATGGAAAAAAGATTTTGCTAATTTTGGTTTAGAAGGATTAAAACTAAAACCAAAAGGGAGGCGAAAATCTATGAGTAATTCTAAAGATAAAAAAAGTAAATCCGAAAAACCTTTAACCAGGGAAGAAGAACTTCTGTTAGAGAATGAAGCATTACGCTGTGAAATTGATTTTCTAAAAAAGTTACAAGCCTTAATTCAAGCCGAAGAAAAAGCCAAAAATCGCAAGCCATAA
- the dusB gene encoding tRNA dihydrouridine synthase DusB, protein MVKIGNIELPEFPLLLAPMEDVSDPPFRRLCKTHGADMMYSEFISSEGLIRDAIKSRMKLDIFDYERPVGIQIFGGDEEAMALSSKIVSTVKPDLVDINFGCPVKKVVCKGAGAGVLKDVDLMVRLTKAVIRSTDLPVTVKTRLGWDESSINIDEVAERLQDIGVQALTIHARTRAQMYKGHADWSHIARVKNNPRITMPIFGNGDIDSPEKALKYKNQYGIDGIMIGRAAIGYPWIFNEIKHYFKTGEHLPAPTVADRVEAARNHLMWSMEWKGERLGIVEMRRHYTNYFKGIHSFKEYKQKLVTTDEPENLFAIMKEIEQVYAGYEFV, encoded by the coding sequence ATGGTCAAGATTGGCAACATAGAATTACCCGAATTTCCTTTATTACTTGCTCCGATGGAAGATGTGAGCGATCCACCGTTTCGCCGTTTGTGCAAAACGCATGGTGCTGACATGATGTATTCTGAATTTATTTCGTCAGAAGGATTGATTCGTGATGCTATCAAAAGTAGAATGAAGTTGGATATTTTTGATTACGAGCGTCCGGTTGGGATTCAGATTTTTGGTGGTGATGAAGAAGCAATGGCACTTTCGTCTAAAATTGTTTCTACCGTAAAACCAGATTTAGTTGATATTAACTTTGGATGTCCCGTTAAAAAAGTAGTTTGTAAAGGTGCCGGTGCTGGAGTTTTGAAAGATGTAGATTTGATGGTTCGTTTAACGAAAGCTGTTATCAGAAGTACTGATTTGCCTGTAACCGTAAAAACGCGTTTAGGCTGGGATGAAAGCTCTATTAATATTGATGAAGTTGCTGAAAGACTTCAGGATATTGGTGTTCAGGCTCTGACAATTCACGCCAGAACCCGTGCGCAAATGTATAAAGGTCACGCCGATTGGTCACATATTGCACGTGTAAAAAACAACCCAAGAATTACAATGCCTATTTTTGGAAATGGTGATATCGACAGTCCTGAAAAAGCTTTAAAATATAAAAATCAATACGGTATCGACGGAATCATGATTGGTCGCGCTGCGATTGGTTATCCTTGGATTTTTAACGAAATCAAGCATTATTTTAAAACAGGTGAACACTTACCTGCTCCAACTGTTGCTGATCGTGTAGAAGCTGCCAGAAATCACCTTATGTGGTCTATGGAATGGAAAGGTGAACGTTTGGGAATTGTTGAAATGCGTCGTCATTATACGAATTATTTCAAAGGAATTCACTCTTTTAAAGAATACAAACAAAAACTGGTTACAACTGACGAACCTGAAAATTTGTTTGCGATTATGAAAGAAATCGAGCAGGTTTATGCAGGATATGAGTTTGTTTAA